The region CTTGAACTTGTTTAGATCGTATCCATACGAGTAGATGGAATTATCGCTGAGACCCTTCTCAACCGAGAGGTATTCTTGAAAATTTTGGAGTAGATTCTTATGAGAAGATGTCACTTTCTTAGTCCCGCTTCCGAGTATTACAGTACTAAATCCTTCGGACAAATTCTCCCCTGAGATTGAAACTTTTTTAAGATTGCGGTATGAGAAGGCCCGTAAATTGTACAAATTCGACGGACGGTACCAATCAAAAACCGTCCTTTTTCTTATCCCGTAAGGGAAAAAAAACTACGGAAATGAGACAGAAGTTCCGATACGCCATAATTTTGCTTATGTCCCAAATTGCATTGAATTGCGATTCTTCTGGGGAATTAGCAAGTAGAGCAAGAGAAAAAGAATCCCAAGGCAATACTGCTGAGGCACTTTACTACTACGATCTTGCTCTGAGAGAAAATTCTGAAAATTTTACTGCGAATAAAAATTTAGGGATCCTACTCGCAGAAAGTGGACAAGCACCTGGATCTGCAGCTCTCTATTTGGAAAAAGCATTGAAGAAGGATCCGAAAAACCCGGAAATCCTTCTCTATCTCTTGGAGATTTATTTGAAGGCGGGCTCCAAAGCGGAGACCGATTCCGTTTTGAAAGGCTTTTCAGAGAGTTGGGACAAGGATAGAGAGAGTTTAGCTCAGTTTCTTACCTCTTGCATTCTGGAATCCAAGAAAAATCCATCCGAGAGAAAACGTTTTCAAGAAAATCGTATTCCATTCTCAAACCCTGCCTCCTCTCGTTTATTCAAATTATGTGAAGAAAAAGTATATGAGGAAGCACATCCGAAATGATAAGCTCCAAGGATCTCTCTATTCATAGGAGATCTCCGTCTTTTTCATTCATTCGATTTTCCTTATATAGCGCATTTTTCTTCTTATTTTTTGAGATCTTACTCAGGCTTCCTTTCTTTCCATCTGTAGAATTCAGATTGAAGGACAAGCAATTGCATTGTTTGTCGGCGCCAATCTCTATATCTCCCTCTCCGAAGAATTTAATATCCTCTTTCTCGGATCGTTTCAAGAAAGAATACATTCCTTGGATGAGACTATGTCCGAACCAGGACATTACTCTGTTTCATCCGGAAAAAAAGAGAATGTATAGAGTAAGAACGAACTCTCTAGGGGAAAGAATAACAGCTGAGAAAAATGCTTCCCTTAACCAAGAGCAAATTTGGATCTTGGGAGACTCTGTGGCCATGGGTTATTTGGTTTTCGACGAGAATAGCTTACCCTGGATTTTACAAAAAGATCTAAAGGATAAGGGTCAAGACCTCTTGGTGAGAAATCTAGCGGTGGATGCAGTAGGTAGTCTTGGCATTCAAGAAAGGTTGAAGGAGATATTAGAGAATTCTAATCCTCCTAAAACGGCGTATTGGATCTATCATATCTCCGATTTTACGGATTCCTTTCAGGAGGAAAGACTTATAGGATCCGAAAAGAAAAGGATCTTAGTTCAAGTTTCTTATTATTTATCCAGATACAGCGCAACCTATAATTCTCTAAAGGTATTGTACGAAAGATATAAGCCGGAAAGTGCTGAAAATTTAGTGATCCCTTCTTCTGGATCGATTTTAAGCAAGGATCATCCTCATAGACTCGCCCTACTTTCTTTATTTAACTTTGCTAAAGAACATAGAGTTCCTCTTGTTCTAGTCCTTCTTCCCGAACCGAAGGGAAACTACGAGCCATTTGTGGATTCCGAACTTGTAAAGGAAGTCAGAGAGATCGCAATGGATTCGGATACCAGAGTTCTGGATCTTCAGAAGGAAATCTATGATCTTTGGAAGAAGGAGAGAAAAGAAATCTTTCTCCCCTTGGATGGTCATCCGAACGAATATCTGTATGGGTTCATCTCAGCCATATTAGCGAAAGAGATCCGAAATCCTTAGAATTGGAAATACAGGAACGGTTGGCTTACAGTCACACTATATAAGATAAAACAGATCGCGATCAATACGCCTGAAACTCCGTAAACCCAGACTCGATTTTCGAAAAGCTTTTTGGCCCAAGGAGTTTCCTTCTCCATGAGATAATCCCCAAACATGAGCAAGAACACTGTTCCCAGAACGGAGATCGGTACGGATACGACCAGGTCCCCGCTCACTCCCATGAACATTCTACTGACCATTGCCCAGCCGACTTCTACACTGTTTCCAACTCCTTCTACAGGTCTTGCCCGGAAGAAATACATAGAAAGACCAAAGATCGTGAATGGATACGCAACCTTGATAGTACTAGGGATCTTATCCCAGAAGTTCTTAATTCTTTCGAAAGAGAATGCAAATCTTTCAATGACCATCAAGCTTGCATGAACAAAACCCCAGATTACGAAGTTCCAATCCGCTCCGTGCCAGATCCCGCTCACGAAAGTAGTTAAGAATAAGTTTAAGTACGTTCTTGAAATTCCTTTCTTATTTCCACCCAGAAAAATATACACATACTCCTTCAGCCATGAGCTAAAGGAAATATGCCAACGTCTCCAAAACTCGGATACTGTTTGAGACAGGAAAGGTTGTCTGAAGTTGATTGGAATATGGAAGCCCATAATCCTTCCGGTCCCGATTGCCACATCGGAATATCCAGAAAAATCGCAGTACATTTGTATAATATAGAGAGAGCCTGTGATCGCTAAGGAGAACCAACCATAATGCATAGGATCCGCGAACACTGGGTCCACAACTGCAGCAATCGGATCTGCCACAAATGTCTTCTTAAAGAGTCCCCAAGCAAGTTGACGAATCCCCGGAAGAAGATTTTCCTTTTTAAATTTGTAGGTCTCCAGGAATTGATGCAGCATATCCTGAGCGCGAATGATAGGTCCCGCCACAAGCTGAGGAAAGAAACTCAAGAAAAGTCCGAATTGGAATAAGCTCTGTGCTCTTTCGACCTTCTTGTGATAAACGTCCACCGCATAAGCGATCGCTTGTAGAGTAAAAAAGGAAATCCCCATAGGCAATAGGATCCCAGAAGGACTCGCATAATGAGGCTCGCAAGGCTCCAGACCCAAAACCGTATTCCAGACGGTTAAAGAGAAATCCAGATATTTGAATAAGTATAGAAAGAGCAAATTCCCAAAAATAGCTATATTCAGAAAAAATAATTTTCCGGCCCTAGACTGAGCCTTGTCCATCCATACCACCGCAAAATAAGTGATCACAATGGAATAGATCAATAGTAAGATGAACGGGACTCTGAATACCGCGTAGAAATACAGACTAGTGACGAGTAGCCAAAACTGCTGGAATCTCGCTGGGATCAGAAAGTAAACTGAAATGACGATAGGAGCAAAGAATAAATACTGCAGGGAATTAAAGAGCAAGTTGGAACTCCTTCAATTTGGCTCTCAATGATTCAGCGGCCCAGTAATTTCCTCGTTTCGTAAAATGTCCGTCTTCAGGAATATAATGATCTAGGATGCCGAATTTTTTTCCTTGCGCATCCGTTCCACACATAGCAGCCGTTTCCTGTTTGAAGCGAAGCACCTTTATTCCTCTTTTCTCAAAAAAAGAAGAAGCACGGATCGCATAATTCTCTAGAGGATGATATTTTCCATTATTATAGCAATAGATCTCCTCTATCTGAATAGGAAGAATC is a window of Leptospira semungkisensis DNA encoding:
- a CDS encoding tetratricopeptide repeat protein, which encodes MRQKFRYAIILLMSQIALNCDSSGELASRAREKESQGNTAEALYYYDLALRENSENFTANKNLGILLAESGQAPGSAALYLEKALKKDPKNPEILLYLLEIYLKAGSKAETDSVLKGFSESWDKDRESLAQFLTSCILESKKNPSERKRFQENRIPFSNPASSRLFKLCEEKVYEEAHPK
- a CDS encoding LA_2486 family SGNH/GDSL-type esterase, encoding MISSKDLSIHRRSPSFSFIRFSLYSAFFFLFFEILLRLPFFPSVEFRLKDKQLHCLSAPISISPSPKNLISSFSDRFKKEYIPWMRLCPNQDITLFHPEKKRMYRVRTNSLGERITAEKNASLNQEQIWILGDSVAMGYLVFDENSLPWILQKDLKDKGQDLLVRNLAVDAVGSLGIQERLKEILENSNPPKTAYWIYHISDFTDSFQEERLIGSEKKRILVQVSYYLSRYSATYNSLKVLYERYKPESAENLVIPSSGSILSKDHPHRLALLSLFNFAKEHRVPLVLVLLPEPKGNYEPFVDSELVKEVREIAMDSDTRVLDLQKEIYDLWKKERKEIFLPLDGHPNEYLYGFISAILAKEIRNP
- a CDS encoding MBOAT family O-acyltransferase yields the protein MLFNSLQYLFFAPIVISVYFLIPARFQQFWLLVTSLYFYAVFRVPFILLLIYSIVITYFAVVWMDKAQSRAGKLFFLNIAIFGNLLFLYLFKYLDFSLTVWNTVLGLEPCEPHYASPSGILLPMGISFFTLQAIAYAVDVYHKKVERAQSLFQFGLFLSFFPQLVAGPIIRAQDMLHQFLETYKFKKENLLPGIRQLAWGLFKKTFVADPIAAVVDPVFADPMHYGWFSLAITGSLYIIQMYCDFSGYSDVAIGTGRIMGFHIPINFRQPFLSQTVSEFWRRWHISFSSWLKEYVYIFLGGNKKGISRTYLNLFLTTFVSGIWHGADWNFVIWGFVHASLMVIERFAFSFERIKNFWDKIPSTIKVAYPFTIFGLSMYFFRARPVEGVGNSVEVGWAMVSRMFMGVSGDLVVSVPISVLGTVFLLMFGDYLMEKETPWAKKLFENRVWVYGVSGVLIAICFILYSVTVSQPFLYFQF